The proteins below come from a single Burkholderia sp. PAMC 26561 genomic window:
- a CDS encoding aspartate aminotransferase family protein, producing the protein MTSRPVIDDLSSFWMPFTSNRQFKAAPRLIEGAKGMYYKSTDGREILDGCAGLWCVNAGHCRDEIVAAIQHQAATLDFAPTFQMGHPLAFEAATKVAAIMPEGLDRIFFTNSGSESVDTALKIALAYHRARGEGQRTKLIGRERGYHGVGFGGISVGGIGPNRKTFSGALLPGVDHLPHTHAPDHNAFSKGQPAWGAHLADELERIVALHDASTIAAVIVEPLAGSTGVLVPPQGYLQKLREICTKHGILLIFDEVITGFGRLGKATAAEFFGVTPDLMTLAKAINNASIPMGAVAAHRNVHDTVVNAGAVNGIELFHGYTYSAHPMAAAAAIATLDLYARDQLFERAASKAGKFEAAAHALRDAPHVKDVRNLGLVAGIELQPRDGAPGARAYEAFVKCFEAGVLVRYTGDILAFSPPLIIEDDQIEQIFSTVRKVLETVK; encoded by the coding sequence ATGACTTCGCGCCCCGTCATCGACGACCTTTCGTCGTTCTGGATGCCCTTTACCTCGAACCGGCAATTCAAAGCGGCGCCGCGCCTGATCGAAGGTGCGAAGGGCATGTACTACAAATCGACCGATGGCCGCGAAATCCTCGACGGTTGCGCCGGCCTCTGGTGCGTGAATGCGGGCCACTGCCGCGACGAAATCGTCGCCGCCATCCAGCATCAGGCCGCCACGCTCGACTTCGCGCCAACCTTCCAGATGGGCCATCCGCTTGCATTCGAAGCAGCCACGAAAGTCGCGGCGATCATGCCCGAAGGGCTCGACCGCATCTTCTTCACGAACTCCGGTTCCGAATCAGTCGATACCGCGCTGAAAATCGCCCTCGCCTATCACCGCGCGCGAGGCGAAGGACAGCGCACGAAGCTGATCGGTCGCGAACGGGGTTATCACGGCGTGGGTTTCGGTGGTATTTCGGTCGGCGGGATTGGACCGAACCGCAAGACGTTCTCGGGCGCGTTGCTGCCGGGCGTCGATCATCTGCCGCATACTCATGCGCCGGATCACAATGCGTTCTCGAAGGGTCAGCCGGCATGGGGCGCCCATCTTGCCGATGAACTCGAACGCATTGTCGCGCTGCACGACGCATCGACCATTGCGGCTGTTATTGTCGAGCCGCTCGCGGGATCGACCGGCGTACTCGTGCCGCCGCAAGGTTATCTGCAGAAGCTGCGTGAGATCTGCACGAAGCACGGCATCCTGCTGATATTCGATGAAGTCATCACCGGCTTCGGCCGTCTCGGCAAGGCAACCGCCGCTGAGTTCTTCGGTGTAACGCCGGACCTGATGACGCTTGCCAAGGCCATCAACAACGCAAGCATTCCAATGGGCGCCGTGGCCGCGCATCGCAACGTGCACGACACGGTCGTCAACGCGGGCGCGGTGAATGGCATCGAGTTGTTCCACGGTTATACCTATTCCGCGCACCCCATGGCAGCCGCTGCCGCCATCGCCACGCTCGACCTGTATGCCCGCGATCAGTTGTTCGAACGCGCGGCATCGAAGGCCGGAAAGTTCGAAGCAGCAGCCCACGCGTTACGCGACGCGCCGCATGTGAAGGACGTCCGCAATCTCGGACTGGTTGCGGGTATCGAGTTGCAGCCTCGCGATGGCGCCCCGGGCGCGCGTGCGTATGAGGCATTTGTGAAGTGCTTCGAAGCAGGCGTTCTCGTGCGTTACACGGGCGATATTTTGGCGTTCTCGCCGCCGCTGATCATTGAAGACGACCAGATCGAGCAGATTTTCAGCACGGTTCGCAAGGTACTGGAAACGGTCAAGTAA
- a CDS encoding DUF6496 domain-containing protein, giving the protein MPEKKTIERAHAAKRAGKSSSTQAGAFVREQVDHVREGKHGAKSAKQAIAIGLSEARRSGVGVKAPKKGTTSEGARKKAAKDTQAVQHKTKRSASTESKAKRSATSTRVLKRESTKAASRTALSRQTHASASRRSAADRSASAKKGWATRRKAASSKASTARPAR; this is encoded by the coding sequence ATGCCGGAGAAGAAAACCATCGAACGTGCGCACGCGGCGAAGCGCGCGGGTAAATCGTCGAGCACGCAGGCCGGTGCGTTCGTGAGGGAGCAAGTCGATCACGTTCGCGAAGGCAAGCATGGCGCGAAGTCCGCGAAGCAGGCGATTGCGATCGGGCTGTCGGAGGCACGCAGATCGGGTGTCGGCGTGAAGGCGCCGAAGAAAGGTACGACATCTGAAGGCGCACGCAAGAAAGCGGCGAAGGATACGCAAGCAGTTCAGCACAAGACGAAACGCAGCGCGAGCACGGAATCGAAGGCGAAACGCTCGGCCACGTCCACGCGCGTGCTCAAGCGCGAAAGCACAAAGGCGGCTTCGCGCACTGCGCTGTCCCGCCAGACGCATGCGAGCGCGAGCCGGCGTTCGGCGGCTGACCGTTCCGCATCGGCGAAAAAGGGCTGGGCCACGCGGCGTAAAGCGGCTTCATCGAAGGCGAGCACTGCAAGGCCCGCGCGTTGA
- a CDS encoding PepSY domain-containing protein: protein MLKKAGIALACIFMFATSSAAFAHDQPGADWISKDAAIAKVKALGYDAVRLEADDGHWEGEATKQGQFYDIHVDPRSGALTKNELKH from the coding sequence ATGTTGAAGAAAGCAGGTATTGCACTCGCATGTATTTTCATGTTTGCAACAAGCAGTGCGGCCTTCGCGCACGACCAGCCGGGCGCCGACTGGATATCGAAGGATGCGGCCATCGCGAAGGTCAAGGCGCTGGGTTACGACGCGGTGCGCCTCGAAGCCGACGATGGACACTGGGAAGGCGAAGCCACGAAACAAGGCCAGTTCTACGACATCCACGTCGATCCGCGTTCAGGTGCGCTGACGAAGAACGAGCTGAAGCATTGA